In the genome of Pseudomonas sp. LBUM920, one region contains:
- a CDS encoding aminotransferase class V-fold PLP-dependent enzyme encodes MTDRRTFLKQAGVFAASLPLGAALMPQALADSPAPAANAPWTGLKQLFNQDPNYLHFSNFLVASHPKPVREAIDRYRQQIDRNPGLAMDWGLEETWKREGQVREWAGRYLNAKPAQIALTGSTSEGLAMIYGGIKLRPDQEILTTVHEHYATQYALDFRVLKQGTQVRRFTLFEDASRVSADEILSNIQRSIRPNTRVLGMTWVQSGSGVKLPIGEIGRLVDALNRNRDENDRILYVVDGVHGFGVENLDFPDMHCDFFIAGTHKWMFGPRGTGLVCARDAENKYVTPMVPTFSEDTNFATTMTPGGFHAFEHRWAVDEAFKLHLQLGKPQVQARIHALNSELKSRLLEHPQIELVTPRSPALSAGFTFFRVKGQDSEAVVAHMMKNRVVIDAVDRDVGPVIRTSPGLLNSSDEIQRFMSLLSQRL; translated from the coding sequence ATGACTGATCGCCGTACATTTCTCAAACAGGCCGGTGTCTTCGCCGCCAGCCTGCCGCTGGGCGCTGCGCTGATGCCTCAAGCACTGGCCGACAGCCCGGCACCCGCTGCGAACGCCCCATGGACGGGATTGAAACAGCTGTTCAACCAGGACCCGAACTACCTGCACTTCTCCAATTTCCTGGTGGCCTCGCACCCCAAGCCGGTGCGCGAGGCGATCGACCGCTACCGCCAGCAGATCGACCGCAACCCAGGGCTGGCGATGGACTGGGGCCTTGAGGAAACCTGGAAACGCGAAGGCCAGGTACGGGAATGGGCCGGTCGCTACTTGAACGCCAAGCCGGCGCAAATTGCCCTCACCGGCAGCACCTCCGAAGGGCTGGCGATGATCTACGGCGGGATAAAGCTGCGGCCCGACCAGGAAATTCTCACCACCGTGCACGAGCACTACGCCACCCAGTACGCTCTGGATTTTCGCGTGCTCAAGCAAGGCACGCAGGTGCGCAGGTTCACGCTGTTCGAAGACGCCAGTCGCGTGTCTGCCGATGAAATCCTCAGCAATATCCAGCGCAGTATTCGCCCCAACACCCGCGTGCTGGGCATGACCTGGGTGCAGTCGGGCAGCGGCGTGAAACTACCGATTGGCGAGATCGGCAGGCTGGTGGACGCACTCAACCGTAACCGCGATGAAAACGACCGCATTCTCTACGTGGTGGACGGCGTGCACGGCTTCGGCGTGGAAAACCTCGACTTCCCCGACATGCACTGCGACTTCTTTATCGCCGGCACGCATAAATGGATGTTCGGCCCGCGCGGTACCGGCCTGGTGTGCGCCCGCGACGCCGAAAACAAATACGTGACGCCGATGGTGCCGACCTTCTCCGAAGACACCAATTTCGCCACCACCATGACGCCCGGCGGTTTCCACGCTTTTGAGCATCGCTGGGCGGTGGACGAAGCCTTCAAGTTGCATTTGCAGTTGGGCAAGCCCCAAGTGCAGGCGCGTATTCACGCGCTCAACAGCGAATTGAAGAGCCGTTTGCTGGAACACCCGCAAATCGAGCTGGTGACGCCGCGCAGCCCTGCCCTCTCAGCCGGTTTTACCTTCTTCCGCGTCAAGGGCCAGGACAGCGAGGCCGTGGTCGCCCACATGATGAAAAACCGCGTGGTGATCGATGCGGTGGACCGTGATGTCGGCCCCGTGATTCGCACCTCCCCTGGCCTGCTCAACAGCTCGGATGAAATCCAGCGTTTCATGAGCTTGCTGAGCCAACGGCTGTGA
- a CDS encoding cyclic peptide export ABC transporter → MTDPKRSAFKGLLALLRPFRTIVTVSVALGMVGGLAITLLLATINNALHSVNGMTQGVVLTFAALCVLALISSIISDIGTNYVGQRIIAALRKDLGEKVLSAPIGQIERYRSHRLIPVLTHDVDTISDFSFAFTPLAIAATVTLGCLGYLAYLSVPMFLMMVVAIIIGSAVQFIAGGKGIQGFDLARSHEDELQRYYNAIASGAKELRMHRPRRYRMNTHRIQETADRISDIQVRSVNIYILAKTFGSMLFFVVIGLALAMQAYNPNPDPTVITGFVLVLLYMKGPLEHLLGYLPVVGKAKIAFGRISELSERFSSPEPHLLMDDSEAPKPIVNSLELRGVSYSPPAIEGSEPFHLGPINLSIKQGDIVFIVGENGSGKTTLIKLLLGLYPPQAGEIRLNGEAVTDPERDDYRQLFTTIFSDYYLFDDLVQGSATQSLDSAAKYLERLEIAHKVSVKDGVFSTTDLSTGQRKRLALVNAWLEERPVLVFDEWAADQDPAFRRIFYTELLPDLKRLGKTIIVISHDDRYFDIADQLVRLRAGQVLHEMEPA, encoded by the coding sequence ATGACCGACCCCAAACGCAGCGCCTTCAAGGGTCTGCTCGCCTTGCTCAGGCCCTTTCGTACCATCGTGACGGTCTCCGTCGCACTCGGCATGGTGGGCGGCCTGGCCATTACCTTGCTGCTGGCCACCATCAATAACGCGCTGCATTCGGTCAACGGCATGACCCAAGGCGTGGTCCTGACCTTTGCGGCGCTGTGCGTACTGGCGCTGATCAGCTCGATCATTTCCGACATCGGCACCAACTATGTCGGGCAACGCATCATCGCCGCCTTGCGCAAGGATCTGGGCGAGAAAGTGCTGTCGGCACCCATCGGCCAGATCGAGCGCTACCGCTCGCACCGGCTGATCCCGGTGCTGACCCATGACGTCGACACCATCAGCGATTTTTCTTTCGCCTTCACGCCACTGGCCATCGCCGCCACGGTGACCCTCGGTTGCCTGGGCTACCTAGCCTACCTGTCGGTGCCGATGTTCCTGATGATGGTGGTGGCGATCATCATCGGCAGCGCCGTGCAATTCATTGCCGGTGGCAAAGGCATCCAGGGCTTTGACCTGGCGCGCAGCCATGAAGATGAATTGCAGCGCTACTACAACGCGATCGCTTCCGGCGCCAAGGAACTGCGCATGCACCGCCCACGGCGCTATCGCATGAATACCCATCGCATCCAGGAAACCGCCGACCGCATCAGCGATATCCAAGTGCGGTCGGTCAACATTTATATCCTCGCCAAGACGTTCGGCTCGATGCTGTTCTTCGTGGTAATCGGCCTGGCCCTGGCGATGCAGGCCTACAATCCGAACCCTGACCCGACCGTGATCACCGGCTTCGTGCTGGTGCTGCTCTACATGAAGGGCCCGCTGGAACACCTGCTGGGCTACTTGCCGGTGGTGGGCAAGGCCAAGATCGCCTTTGGCCGGATCAGCGAGCTGTCGGAGCGCTTCTCCTCCCCCGAACCGCACCTGCTGATGGATGACAGCGAAGCGCCAAAACCGATAGTCAACAGCCTGGAACTGCGCGGCGTGAGCTACAGCCCACCGGCGATTGAAGGCAGCGAACCGTTCCACCTGGGGCCGATCAACCTGAGCATCAAGCAAGGCGATATCGTGTTTATCGTCGGCGAGAACGGCAGCGGCAAGACCACCCTGATCAAATTGCTGCTGGGCTTGTATCCGCCCCAGGCCGGCGAGATTCGCCTAAACGGCGAGGCCGTCACCGACCCCGAGCGCGATGACTATCGCCAACTCTTCACGACGATCTTCTCCGACTACTACCTGTTCGACGACCTGGTGCAGGGCAGCGCCACCCAGTCACTGGACAGCGCCGCCAAATACCTGGAACGCCTGGAAATCGCGCACAAGGTCAGCGTGAAAGACGGCGTATTCAGCACCACCGATCTGTCCACCGGCCAGCGCAAGCGTCTGGCACTGGTCAACGCCTGGCTCGAAGAACGCCCGGTGCTGGTGTTCGACGAATGGGCCGCCGACCAGGACCCGGCTTTCCGCCGGATTTTCTACACCGAGCTGCTGCCGGACCTCAAGCGCCTGGGCAAAACCATCATTGTGATCAGCCACGACGACCGCTATTTCGACATCGCCGACCAATTGGTGCGCCTGCGCGCCGGCCAGGTGCTGCACGAAATGGAACCGGCCTGA
- a CDS encoding N(5)-hydroxyornithine transformylase PvdF, whose amino-acid sequence MTKKNLVYVWSLRNAAADKAGQPVAYKDHERYMKSVLEFLVGSLNDTPLGEAYNLVGVVYDDDEQSPRDQQLVSDYGFAYKPGRQWLYPADLQVQGRLVNDLLLSVPSTYRRLPRGSAEHIAGKQDFERRLHDTLVELKADIVVLDGLLVILDELVRPGAPFARRIMNIHPGITRIESPYERRGAYATWNALYGARGQTVVDWATKATTPSEPLYLTGASFHYVDNGIDSGEVFHDVLKTEISPEDTILELRWNNFNNSLFPALHEGLELLAKQA is encoded by the coding sequence ATGACGAAAAAGAACCTGGTGTATGTGTGGTCCCTGCGAAATGCCGCCGCCGACAAGGCCGGGCAGCCGGTGGCCTACAAGGATCACGAGCGCTATATGAAGTCGGTGCTGGAGTTTCTGGTGGGGTCGCTGAACGACACGCCGTTGGGCGAGGCTTATAACCTGGTTGGCGTGGTGTATGACGATGACGAGCAGAGCCCGCGCGACCAGCAATTGGTCAGCGATTACGGCTTTGCCTATAAACCAGGCCGCCAGTGGCTGTACCCGGCGGATCTGCAGGTGCAGGGACGGCTGGTCAACGACTTGTTATTGAGCGTGCCGTCCACCTACCGCCGTCTGCCACGCGGCAGTGCCGAGCACATTGCCGGCAAGCAGGATTTCGAGCGTCGCCTGCACGACACGCTGGTGGAATTGAAGGCCGATATCGTCGTGCTGGACGGTCTGCTGGTGATTCTGGATGAGCTGGTGCGCCCAGGTGCGCCGTTTGCACGGCGCATCATGAACATTCACCCAGGCATTACCCGAATCGAATCGCCTTACGAACGCCGCGGCGCATACGCCACCTGGAATGCCTTGTACGGTGCGCGTGGGCAAACCGTGGTGGATTGGGCGACCAAGGCCACCACGCCGTCCGAGCCGCTGTACCTCACCGGCGCTTCGTTCCACTACGTGGATAACGGCATCGATTCGGGTGAAGTGTTTCACGACGTGCTGAAAACCGAGATCTCGCCCGAGGACACCATCCTCGAACTGCGCTGGAACAACTTCAACAACAGCCTGTTCCCGGCGTTGCACGAAGGCTTGGAGTTGTTGGCCAAGCAGGCCTGA
- a CDS encoding TonB-dependent siderophore receptor: MPARLGLSPLSKALSMRRALNINLLPSALALAISLPVAGYAQAQEIELDIPAQSLGSALQEFGRQTNVQVLYSPSDVQGKSSRAVKGKMEPQRAIDTLLGGTQTTHSFNGNSLTVTAAGTSATLELSPTEVTGNTLGNITEDSGSYTPGTIATATRLTLTPRQTPQSITVITRQHIEDFGLNNVDDVMRHTPGITVSAYDSDRTNYYSRGFSVNSFQYDGIPSTVRNVGYSAGNTLSDMAIYDRVEILKGATGLLNGAGSLGATINLIRKKPTSEFKGHVQLGAGSWDNYRSEVDVSGPLTDSGNVRGRAVAAYQDKNSFMDHYSRKTETYYGITEFDLSPDTMLTVGFDYQDSIPQGTSWSGSFPLVKYDGSINKMPRSYNNGTTWSSWEQNTRTAFAMLEHDLGDGWVTKFQLDHKINSYHADLGSIQFVEPQADGTASINGQKYTGETKSTSADLYATGPFSLFGRDHELVVGGSIGTSRWQGKGYWSPDWPGGNKVDFYNWNGKIAKPIYGPVQQYTDDTIRQTGYYVTTRLNVMDDLNVILGGRVANYHVTGNNPSYKETGRFIPYAGVIYDLNDNFSVYTSYTDIFQPQESTYKDRNKTLLEPDEGQNYEIGLKGEFFEGRMNTSLAYFEVHETNRAIPDDAYNNQSPSPENYAFKGSKAVTKGYEAEISGELSPGWQLQGGYTHKIVRDEDGKKISTFEPEHQVNLNTTYKLKGALDKFTVGGGVRWQTKAWNEIWNQPLNKNQDITQSSYTVVDLMTRYQVTKNLSATVNLNNIFDTTYYTNVGFYNSAAYGEPRNVMFSTRWDF, from the coding sequence ATGCCAGCAAGACTCGGTCTCAGCCCCCTGAGCAAAGCGCTATCCATGCGCCGGGCCCTGAACATCAATCTTCTTCCGAGCGCCTTGGCCCTGGCGATATCGCTGCCGGTTGCAGGTTATGCGCAGGCACAGGAGATCGAGCTGGATATTCCCGCACAGTCGCTGGGGAGCGCCTTGCAGGAATTTGGCCGCCAGACCAATGTGCAAGTGCTGTACAGCCCAAGCGATGTGCAGGGCAAAAGCAGCCGTGCGGTCAAGGGCAAGATGGAGCCGCAGCGGGCCATTGATACGTTGCTGGGCGGAACTCAGACCACTCACAGCTTCAACGGCAACTCGCTGACCGTGACCGCTGCCGGTACATCCGCAACGCTGGAACTGAGCCCGACCGAAGTAACCGGCAATACCTTGGGCAACATCACCGAGGATTCCGGTTCCTACACGCCGGGCACCATTGCCACGGCAACCCGCTTGACCCTGACGCCACGGCAAACCCCGCAGTCAATCACGGTGATCACCCGCCAGCACATCGAAGACTTCGGCCTCAATAACGTCGACGACGTGATGCGTCACACGCCGGGCATCACCGTGTCAGCCTACGACAGCGACCGCACCAACTACTATTCCCGTGGTTTTTCGGTCAACAGCTTCCAGTACGACGGCATTCCGTCCACCGTGCGCAACGTTGGCTATTCGGCAGGTAACACCCTGAGCGACATGGCGATCTACGACCGCGTCGAAATTCTCAAGGGCGCCACCGGCCTGCTCAACGGTGCCGGCTCCCTGGGCGCGACCATCAACCTGATTCGCAAGAAGCCGACCTCGGAATTCAAAGGCCACGTGCAACTGGGCGCAGGTTCCTGGGACAACTACCGCAGCGAAGTGGACGTCAGCGGTCCGTTGACCGACAGCGGGAATGTCCGTGGTCGCGCAGTGGCGGCATACCAGGACAAGAATTCCTTCATGGACCACTACTCACGCAAGACCGAAACCTACTACGGCATCACCGAATTCGACCTGTCCCCCGACACCATGCTGACCGTGGGCTTCGACTATCAGGACAGCATTCCACAAGGCACCAGTTGGTCGGGTTCCTTCCCGTTGGTGAAATACGACGGCAGCATCAACAAGATGCCGCGCTCCTACAACAACGGCACCACCTGGAGCTCATGGGAGCAAAACACCCGCACCGCCTTTGCCATGCTCGAGCATGACCTGGGCGACGGCTGGGTCACCAAGTTCCAACTCGATCATAAGATCAACAGCTACCATGCCGACCTCGGTTCGATCCAGTTCGTTGAACCACAAGCCGATGGCACAGCGTCGATCAACGGGCAGAAATACACCGGAGAAACCAAAAGCACCTCGGCCGATCTGTATGCCACCGGGCCATTCAGTCTGTTCGGTCGTGACCATGAACTGGTCGTAGGTGGCTCGATCGGCACCTCGCGCTGGCAGGGCAAAGGCTATTGGTCGCCGGACTGGCCAGGCGGCAACAAAGTGGATTTCTACAACTGGAATGGCAAGATCGCCAAGCCAATCTACGGCCCGGTCCAACAGTACACCGACGACACCATTCGTCAAACCGGCTACTACGTGACCACCCGCTTGAACGTGATGGATGACCTGAACGTGATCCTCGGTGGCCGCGTTGCCAACTACCACGTCACCGGCAACAACCCGTCCTACAAGGAAACCGGACGGTTCATCCCGTACGCGGGTGTGATCTATGACCTGAACGACAATTTCTCGGTGTACACCAGCTATACCGATATTTTCCAGCCTCAGGAAAGCACCTATAAAGATCGCAACAAAACGCTGCTGGAGCCGGACGAAGGGCAGAACTACGAGATAGGGTTAAAAGGCGAGTTCTTCGAAGGCCGCATGAACACCAGCCTTGCGTATTTCGAGGTGCATGAGACCAATCGCGCTATTCCGGACGATGCCTACAACAACCAATCGCCTTCCCCGGAAAACTATGCGTTCAAGGGCTCCAAGGCCGTCACCAAAGGCTACGAAGCAGAGATCTCCGGTGAGTTGAGCCCAGGCTGGCAACTGCAGGGCGGTTACACCCACAAAATCGTACGCGACGAAGACGGCAAGAAAATCTCCACCTTCGAGCCAGAGCATCAGGTCAACCTGAACACCACCTACAAACTCAAGGGCGCTCTGGACAAGTTCACCGTCGGTGGCGGTGTACGCTGGCAAACCAAGGCCTGGAATGAGATCTGGAACCAGCCGCTCAATAAAAACCAGGACATCACCCAGTCGTCCTATACAGTGGTCGACCTGATGACCCGCTACCAGGTCACCAAGAACCTCTCGGCGACCGTCAACCTCAACAATATCTTCGACACCACCTACTACACTAACGTGGGCTTTTATAACTCGGCAGCCTATGGCGAGCCGCGTAACGTGATGTTCAGCACTCGCTGGGACTTCTGA
- a CDS encoding formylglycine-generating enzyme family protein, which translates to MTPSRLKPLTALALTALCGALLPGLAQAATAQPGKVFKDCKDCPEMVVLPAGTFTMGTPEDEVGREPDEGPMHEVTFAKPFAMSRFHITAGEWDSYIRQTGVKIADGDTRPGRECIASKPRYPQGPRQPAVCMDMDDIKHYVAWLSKKTGQTYQMVSEAQREYAARAGTAGPFPFPFDEGKGYSIAEHANTYGPADGYSYSSPVGSYPPNAFGMYDMHGNVYERVADCEHPNYIGAPTDGSAWVEPNCESYQIRGNDWGEAPVFSRSGNRNNIYPQTRGDWIGFRVVREL; encoded by the coding sequence ATGACTCCATCCCGACTCAAGCCCCTCACTGCCCTGGCGCTGACCGCCCTGTGCGGCGCGCTGTTGCCAGGCCTGGCCCAGGCCGCCACCGCGCAACCGGGCAAAGTATTCAAAGACTGCAAGGACTGCCCGGAAATGGTCGTGCTGCCGGCCGGCACCTTTACCATGGGCACCCCGGAAGACGAAGTCGGCCGCGAGCCCGACGAAGGCCCGATGCATGAGGTGACCTTCGCCAAACCCTTCGCCATGAGCCGTTTCCATATCACCGCCGGTGAATGGGACAGCTATATCCGCCAGACCGGCGTCAAGATCGCCGACGGCGACACCCGCCCTGGGCGCGAATGCATCGCCAGCAAGCCACGCTACCCGCAGGGCCCGCGCCAGCCGGCGGTGTGCATGGACATGGACGACATCAAACATTACGTGGCCTGGCTGTCGAAAAAGACCGGGCAGACGTACCAGATGGTCAGCGAAGCGCAGCGCGAATATGCGGCGCGTGCCGGCACCGCCGGACCGTTTCCGTTTCCTTTCGATGAGGGCAAGGGTTACAGCATCGCCGAACATGCCAACACCTACGGCCCGGCGGATGGCTACAGCTACTCTTCGCCGGTCGGCAGCTACCCGCCGAATGCGTTTGGCATGTACGACATGCATGGCAATGTCTATGAGCGGGTCGCCGACTGCGAGCACCCCAACTACATCGGCGCCCCCACCGACGGCAGCGCCTGGGTGGAACCTAACTGCGAGAGCTACCAGATTCGCGGCAACGACTGGGGCGAAGCGCCCGTGTTTTCTCGCTCGGGCAACCGCAACAACATCTACCCGCAAACGCGCGGCGACTGGATTGGCTTTCGGGTAGTGCGCGAGCTTTAG
- the pvdM gene encoding pyoverdine-tailoring dipeptidase-like protein PvdM, giving the protein MTKPRSKKALLIGLPLALAIGAGAGFLVWDHWFRGNAGYPLEVIKQANEMQDRLLSFDSHITVPMDFGTAGNEADKDGSGQFDLAKAARGRLSGAALTIFGWPEIWNGPNAPHKPTAGFVEEARHEQEVRYKIISGMVRDFPNQVGIAYTPDDFRRLHGEGKFAVFISMLNAYPLGDDLNQLDLWATRGMRMFGFSYIGNNAWSDSSRPLPFFNDSTDALEGLSPIGQQAVHRLNDLGVIIDVSQMSTKALEQVAQLSRTPMVASHSAPRASVDIPRNLSDKELQLIKNSGGVVQVVGFPAYLRPLSQPTQDKLNTLRARFDLPPLPNLAMALMPGDAIIAAWPEQKFGQYAQGLYGILEEEPKATLKDWGDAIDYTVRKIGIDHVGISSDFNDGGGIQGWENVGEVRNVTAELIQRGYSEADIAKLWGGNFLRVWDQVQKAAKPLANR; this is encoded by the coding sequence ATGACAAAACCACGTTCGAAAAAGGCGCTGTTGATCGGCCTGCCGCTGGCATTGGCCATCGGCGCCGGGGCTGGCTTTCTGGTCTGGGACCACTGGTTTCGCGGCAATGCCGGTTACCCGTTGGAGGTGATCAAGCAAGCCAATGAAATGCAGGACCGCTTGCTGTCGTTCGACAGCCACATCACGGTGCCGATGGATTTCGGCACGGCCGGCAATGAGGCCGACAAAGATGGCAGCGGCCAGTTCGACCTGGCCAAGGCGGCACGCGGGCGCTTGTCGGGCGCCGCCCTGACGATTTTCGGCTGGCCGGAAATCTGGAACGGCCCCAACGCGCCGCATAAGCCCACCGCTGGTTTTGTCGAGGAGGCCCGCCACGAGCAAGAGGTGCGCTACAAGATCATCTCCGGCATGGTGCGCGACTTTCCCAACCAGGTCGGCATCGCCTACACCCCGGACGATTTCCGCCGCCTGCACGGTGAGGGCAAATTTGCGGTGTTTATCAGCATGCTCAACGCCTACCCGCTGGGCGATGACCTGAACCAACTGGACCTGTGGGCGACGCGCGGCATGCGCATGTTCGGCTTCAGCTATATCGGCAACAACGCCTGGTCCGACTCGTCGCGCCCACTGCCGTTTTTCAACGATTCGACCGACGCCCTCGAAGGGCTGTCGCCCATCGGTCAGCAGGCGGTGCATCGCCTCAATGACCTGGGCGTGATCATCGATGTGTCGCAAATGTCGACCAAGGCGCTGGAGCAAGTGGCACAGCTGAGCCGCACGCCGATGGTGGCGTCCCACTCGGCGCCGCGGGCGTCGGTGGATATCCCGCGCAACCTCAGCGACAAAGAACTGCAACTGATCAAGAACAGCGGCGGCGTGGTTCAAGTGGTGGGCTTTCCCGCCTATTTGCGTCCGCTGAGCCAACCGACCCAGGACAAGCTCAACACCCTGCGCGCGCGTTTCGATTTGCCGCCGCTGCCCAACCTGGCCATGGCCCTGATGCCCGGCGACGCAATCATTGCCGCCTGGCCCGAGCAGAAGTTCGGCCAGTACGCCCAAGGCCTGTACGGCATTCTCGAAGAAGAACCCAAGGCCACCCTCAAGGATTGGGGCGACGCCATCGACTACACCGTGCGCAAGATCGGCATCGATCACGTCGGCATCTCGTCGGACTTCAACGACGGTGGCGGCATCCAGGGCTGGGAGAACGTCGGCGAGGTGCGCAACGTCACCGCCGAGCTGATCCAGCGTGGCTACTCCGAAGCCGATATCGCCAAGCTGTGGGGAGGCAACTTCCTGCGCGTATGGGACCAGGTACAAAAAGCCGCCAAGCCCTTGGCCAACCGCTAA